One Actinomadura viridis genomic region harbors:
- a CDS encoding AAA family ATPase — protein MSRRVVLVCGPPAAGKSTWVAEHAASGDRVVDLDAICRRLGSPDPHNHPEHIRGRARRVRAAEETLVSRMQTGTAWVIRTMPEPERRTRHAAALGATEVVVLATPLDEAKSRAADAGRPAWTGPVIDRWWDRYRPSTSRLERELSLSQPLEG, from the coding sequence ATGAGCCGCAGGGTCGTGTTGGTGTGCGGCCCGCCTGCTGCCGGGAAGTCGACGTGGGTCGCCGAGCACGCCGCATCAGGTGACCGGGTCGTGGACCTGGACGCCATCTGCCGGCGGCTGGGGTCCCCAGACCCCCACAACCACCCGGAACACATTCGTGGCCGGGCGCGTCGTGTCCGCGCAGCGGAGGAGACCCTCGTGTCCCGGATGCAGACCGGCACGGCGTGGGTGATCCGCACGATGCCCGAGCCGGAACGTCGCACCCGGCACGCTGCGGCGCTCGGCGCCACCGAGGTGGTGGTGCTGGCGACTCCCCTGGATGAGGCCAAGTCCCGGGCCGCCGATGCTGGCCGGCCTGCGTGGACGGGCCCTGTGATCGACCGGTGGTGGGACCGCTACCGGCCTTCGACTTCCCGCCTGGAGCGGGAGCTTTCCCTGTCCCAACCCCTGGAGGGTTAA
- a CDS encoding phage portal protein: MTAVIPELPLVNLTDDETQLIDVLRQDLVTARFPLELRDCYYNGEQVIRDLKISIPPQLQGLHTVIGWPQIGVDALEQRLDIETWRYAGEPDASDELEEVVQANDLLTEAQLAHLDSFIYGRSYAAVGSGEEDEAPPVISVESPMDMTVDYDARLRAVRSALRLYKIEDAQAAVLYLPDQTIHVVQSDTGGWEVISRDAHELGMVPVVRFANRPRAAERVGKSEINSAVMGITDAACRTLLGMEVAREFYGAPQRYILGASESAFQDAEGNAKSAWETYIGRVLALERDEDGEIPQVGTFAAYDPSAYTKIVDLYARIMATQLGLPPHYLGYTTDNPASADAIRSTEAQLVKRAERKQAMLSTPWAQVLRLALLIWRGEVPDRARKLETVWRNPATPTMAAQTDAAVKLVQAGIIPADSEVALEMVGLSEAQRQRVRSDRQRAQGRAQLARIGERLGRQRAVEVSGGDADQVA; the protein is encoded by the coding sequence GTGACCGCGGTGATTCCGGAGCTGCCGCTGGTGAACCTCACCGATGATGAGACGCAGCTGATCGACGTACTCCGCCAGGACCTGGTCACCGCACGGTTCCCGCTGGAGTTGCGGGACTGCTACTACAACGGCGAGCAGGTCATCCGTGACTTGAAGATCAGCATTCCGCCGCAGTTGCAGGGGCTTCACACGGTGATCGGGTGGCCGCAGATCGGTGTGGACGCGCTCGAGCAGCGTCTGGACATTGAGACGTGGCGGTATGCGGGTGAGCCGGACGCCTCCGACGAGCTGGAAGAGGTGGTGCAGGCCAACGACCTGCTCACCGAGGCGCAGCTCGCGCACCTGGACTCGTTCATCTACGGCCGGTCCTACGCCGCGGTCGGGTCCGGTGAGGAGGATGAGGCACCGCCGGTCATCTCGGTCGAGTCACCGATGGACATGACCGTGGACTACGACGCCCGGTTGCGTGCGGTGCGGTCGGCGCTGCGGCTGTACAAGATCGAGGATGCTCAGGCGGCGGTGCTGTACCTGCCGGATCAGACGATCCACGTGGTGCAGTCGGACACTGGCGGGTGGGAAGTCATCAGCCGCGACGCCCACGAGCTGGGCATGGTCCCGGTGGTGCGGTTCGCTAACCGGCCGCGGGCCGCGGAGCGGGTCGGGAAGTCGGAGATCAACTCTGCGGTGATGGGGATCACCGATGCGGCGTGCCGGACGCTGCTGGGCATGGAGGTCGCCCGGGAGTTCTACGGCGCACCTCAGCGGTACATCCTCGGCGCCAGCGAGTCGGCGTTTCAGGACGCTGAGGGGAACGCCAAGTCGGCGTGGGAGACCTACATCGGCCGTGTGCTGGCTCTGGAGCGGGACGAGGACGGGGAGATCCCGCAGGTCGGTACGTTCGCCGCGTATGACCCGTCGGCGTATACGAAGATCGTTGACCTGTACGCGCGGATCATGGCGACGCAGCTTGGCCTGCCGCCGCATTACCTGGGCTACACCACTGACAACCCTGCCTCGGCCGACGCGATCCGCTCGACGGAGGCGCAGCTGGTGAAACGCGCTGAGCGTAAGCAGGCGATGCTGAGCACTCCGTGGGCGCAGGTGCTGCGGCTGGCGCTGCTGATCTGGCGGGGCGAGGTGCCGGACCGGGCCCGCAAGCTGGAGACGGTGTGGCGGAACCCGGCGACGCCGACGATGGCGGCGCAGACCGACGCGGCGGTGAAGCTCGTGCAGGCCGGCATCATCCCTGCGGACTCGGAGGTGGCGCTGGAGATGGTCGGGCTGTCGGAGGCGCAGCGTCAGCGGGTCCGGTCGGACCGGCAGCGCGCGCAGGGCCGTGCCCAGCTCGCCCGGATCGGGGAACGGCTCGGCCGGCAGCGCGCCGTAGAGGTGTCGGGTGGCGACGCCGACCAGGTCGCGTGA
- a CDS encoding terminase, producing the protein MPWRPSRPGERPTLGPLILDWIIEYLAAPDRAEFEPFVPTLEQAQFILRWFEIDPHTGRRKHRRGVISRPRGWGKSPFLAALAIAEALAPVVPDGWDADGQPVGKPWSQIRTPFVQVAAVSEAQTKNSWAPLLEMLDSDALIDAYPRLEPLDTFVNLPRGRIEPVTSSARSVKGNKAVFAILDQTEEWVPSNGGVRLAEVMRINAAKLGGATIESPNAFTPGEESVAEQSAEFYKNILEGKAKDGGLLYDHREAPPETDLDDRESLMAGLRLAYGDSADHPDGCVLHEPPCQPGWSPLDRIVADIWDLGTDPQTARADFLNQITHASDAWLSQPEWASCASPGEAVADGERITLGFDGSRHRNRGVTDATALIGCRVSDGFVFEIAVWEQPDGLAGKDWWVPVMEVNAAVRKAFSRYKVVGFYADPAADWRSFVAEWEYTYGRRLRVRASQQHPIEWWMNRTQLVVRALEQFHAAVVNGELTHDGSYALTRHVLNARRRVSRSGLQIAKEHPDSRRKIDAAVAATLAWQARLDAVAKGVGRRGRGRAVVLS; encoded by the coding sequence GTGCCGTGGCGTCCGAGCCGGCCAGGGGAGCGGCCGACGCTGGGTCCGCTGATCCTCGACTGGATCATCGAGTATCTGGCGGCGCCGGACCGCGCCGAGTTCGAGCCGTTCGTGCCGACGCTGGAGCAGGCCCAGTTCATCCTGCGCTGGTTTGAGATCGATCCGCACACGGGCCGGCGCAAGCACCGCCGCGGGGTTATCAGCCGCCCGCGAGGGTGGGGTAAGTCGCCGTTCTTGGCCGCGTTGGCGATTGCTGAGGCGTTGGCGCCGGTTGTGCCGGATGGCTGGGACGCCGATGGCCAGCCGGTGGGGAAGCCGTGGTCGCAGATCCGGACCCCGTTTGTTCAGGTCGCCGCAGTGTCGGAGGCCCAGACGAAGAACTCGTGGGCTCCGCTGCTGGAGATGCTGGACTCGGATGCGCTGATCGACGCGTACCCGCGGCTGGAGCCGCTGGACACCTTCGTGAACCTGCCGCGGGGGCGGATCGAGCCCGTCACCTCGTCGGCCCGGTCTGTGAAGGGCAACAAGGCGGTCTTCGCGATTCTCGACCAGACGGAGGAGTGGGTTCCGTCGAACGGCGGGGTCCGGCTGGCCGAGGTGATGCGGATCAACGCGGCGAAGCTGGGCGGCGCGACTATCGAGTCGCCGAACGCGTTCACGCCGGGCGAGGAGTCGGTGGCGGAGCAGTCCGCCGAGTTCTACAAGAACATCCTGGAGGGGAAGGCGAAGGACGGGGGTCTGCTGTACGACCATCGCGAGGCGCCTCCCGAGACGGATCTGGATGACCGCGAGTCGTTGATGGCAGGGCTCCGGCTCGCCTACGGAGACTCCGCCGACCACCCGGACGGGTGCGTGCTGCATGAGCCGCCGTGCCAGCCGGGCTGGTCGCCGCTGGACCGTATCGTCGCCGACATCTGGGATCTGGGAACCGATCCGCAGACGGCTCGAGCGGACTTCCTGAATCAGATCACGCACGCCTCGGATGCGTGGCTGTCTCAACCGGAATGGGCGTCGTGCGCGTCGCCCGGTGAGGCCGTTGCCGATGGGGAACGGATCACGTTGGGCTTTGACGGCTCGAGGCACCGCAACCGCGGGGTGACCGACGCTACTGCGCTGATCGGATGCCGGGTGTCGGACGGGTTCGTGTTCGAGATCGCGGTGTGGGAGCAGCCGGACGGCCTGGCGGGCAAGGACTGGTGGGTGCCGGTCATGGAGGTCAACGCCGCGGTCCGGAAGGCGTTCTCCAGGTACAAGGTCGTCGGGTTCTACGCTGACCCGGCCGCGGACTGGCGCTCGTTCGTCGCCGAATGGGAGTACACCTACGGGCGCCGGTTGCGGGTGAGGGCGTCGCAGCAGCATCCGATCGAGTGGTGGATGAACCGAACCCAGTTGGTCGTGCGTGCGCTGGAGCAGTTCCACGCGGCTGTGGTGAACGGTGAGCTCACCCACGACGGCTCGTACGCGTTGACGCGGCACGTGTTGAACGCGCGGCGGCGGGTGTCCCGGTCGGGGCTGCAGATCGCTAAGGAGCACCCGGATTCGCGGCGGAAGATCGACGCGGCGGTCGCGGCGACGTTGGCGTGGCAGGCCCGGCTGGATGCGGTGGCGAAGGGCGTGGGCCGGCGCGGTAGAGGGCGGGCGGTGGTGCTGTCGTGA